The DNA window AGGGAGCTGACGGCCTTTTGCGCCTGGGGTGTCAGCTGTTTATCAGCTTCCATCGCGATGAATTTATGTCTTACAGGCCCCCATAATTCCTGGGGGGACACAGCGGCGGCGGTGTTTCTGGTGGGGTCGTTTGTTGTTGAGCTCATGTGAATGGGTGGTTTGAAGTGATATCAATAGCAGCGGCAGCATTAACGCAGCCATAGCCGTAATAGACAGAGTGTCCGTTCGTATAGTCGGTGGGGTTACCGATACGACGGGAGGAGGTTTGAATGATCTGTTTAACGTCGGAGGATTTTAATGCGGGGTTGTGGGAGAGTATCAGTGCGCAGACGCCCGCTACTACGGGCGCAGCGCCGGAGGTGCCTCCGAATGTTTTGGTATAATCGCCCACATCATAGCCAGCAGCATAGTCAATGCCCTGAAAGGTAAAAGTGCCTCTTACGTCGGTGGTGAGCAGGCCGCGGCCTCCCTGGCCGTCGGTAGGGGCACATACGGATATTTCTTTGCCATAGTTTGAATAACCGGCCCGTTCATCTCTGCTGGTAGATGCTGCTACAGCAATGACGTCCGGATGAATGGCAAAACCGTTTACAGATTCGTTCTGCGGGTCGTTGATATCAGCATTGGCATTGCCGGCTGCAAAAACGATGACACAACCCAGTCCATTGCGGCCATTGCGGGCACAGTCTTCGATAGCTTCCAGCTGCCGGGTAGACAGAACATAATACGCTGGTGAAGCTCCCCAGCTGCAACTGAGCACCCAGGCGCCGTTTTGGGTGGCGTAATTAAACCAGGCTTCTATGTTATCATCATTAATATTTTCGTTCCATCGGATGGGCATCAGTCTGCAGTGGGGAGCAACGCCTGTTATGCCTTCGTTGTTGTTACTTCCCAGCGCGAGGCCTGCACAGGCGGTCCCGTGGTAATCACCACCGAAAGGGGTTTTCTTACGCGGGGAAGGGTCTGGTGATAACG is part of the Chitinophaga flava genome and encodes:
- a CDS encoding S8 family peptidase translates to MDSFILKRGNTTIQLDKSEDQVALRPGRAMDLEAAMPALEGDMEWSDTHKKLGGFHLINIKGTGDIDKTLDQLREHELIDSCTHVYHTPKSQVPYVPTGKLTLRFAPGTSDETKQNILDNYKLMVVNSRVKENASGDKQETFIVAITPDSMNPLKVAYELQQNENITLAEPDLSTPGKLAQFDLPGDPLFKEQWHLRNSGTQFGSSLGLKEGADARVVEAWQKMQSLGNPDCIIAVIDDGFDLSHPDLGGEGKIVAPWDFQTLSPDPSPRKKTPFGGDYHGTACAGLALGSNNNEGITGVAPHCRLMPIRWNENINDDNIEAWFNYATQNGAWVLSCSWGASPAYYVLSTRQLEAIEDCARNGRNGLGCVIVFAAGNANADINDPQNESVNGFAIHPDVIAVAASTSRDERAGYSNYGKEISVCAPTDGQGGRGLLTTDVRGTFTFQGIDYAAGYDVGDYTKTFGGTSGAAPVVAGVCALILSHNPALKSSDVKQIIQTSSRRIGNPTDYTNGHSVYYGYGCVNAAAAIDITSNHPFT